The following proteins come from a genomic window of Bartonella apihabitans:
- the recN gene encoding DNA repair protein RecN, giving the protein MLVQLSIRDIVLIERLDINFDAGLSVLTGETGAGKSILLDSLSLALGGRGDASLVRHGAESGQVTAVFDVPIDHPARKLIKENGLDDEGDIILRRIQSSDGRSRVFINDQAASVALMRDVGHELVEIHGQHADRALVDIASHRDLLDAYGRVDEDLKAVSERYRHWHNLETTLKKHREKVAEALREADYLRSSVEELDKLAPEAGEEESLAIRRTDMMKAEKIAGDINEAGDMLNGAQSPVPVLANLVRRLERKIPEAEELVKPIVDSIDNALEALGLAQDSVDAAMRALDFDPQELSNVEERLFALRAAARKYNVPADNLSELRDKMDQDLKDIDESEETVGKLEKEVAAALADYDKAAEQLSQKRHERAEELTKAVMAELPALKLERAEFIVNIESNKDERTPEGIDRVEYWVRTNPGTRAGPMMKVASGGELSRFLLALKVALADRGSAPTLVFDEIDTGVGGAVADAIGQRLSRLAKGVQVLSVTHAPQVAARADSHFLISKSEHGDGDRLITRVHKLDINERAEEIARMLAGEHITDEARAAALKLLNAK; this is encoded by the coding sequence GGGGCGTGGTGATGCCTCCCTCGTGCGTCATGGAGCCGAAAGCGGGCAAGTGACGGCTGTTTTTGATGTGCCGATCGACCATCCGGCCAGAAAACTTATCAAAGAAAATGGCCTTGATGACGAAGGCGATATTATTCTGCGTCGCATCCAGTCTTCCGATGGTCGTTCACGAGTCTTCATTAATGATCAGGCGGCAAGCGTTGCTTTGATGCGCGACGTTGGCCACGAGCTTGTTGAAATTCATGGACAACATGCCGATCGGGCGCTTGTCGATATTGCCTCCCATCGTGATCTTCTCGATGCCTATGGGCGTGTGGATGAAGATCTCAAGGCTGTGAGCGAGCGTTATCGCCATTGGCATAATCTCGAAACGACGTTGAAGAAACATCGCGAAAAAGTTGCGGAAGCTTTGCGCGAGGCGGACTATTTACGTTCGTCTGTCGAAGAGCTCGATAAGCTTGCCCCCGAGGCCGGGGAAGAAGAAAGTTTGGCTATCCGGCGTACCGACATGATGAAAGCCGAAAAAATTGCAGGCGACATCAATGAGGCCGGTGACATGTTGAACGGGGCGCAATCACCGGTTCCGGTTTTGGCTAATCTTGTCCGGCGGCTTGAAAGGAAAATTCCTGAAGCGGAAGAGCTTGTCAAACCGATCGTTGATTCAATTGATAATGCGCTTGAAGCTTTGGGACTTGCACAGGATAGCGTTGATGCGGCCATGCGTGCGCTCGATTTTGATCCGCAAGAATTAAGCAATGTCGAAGAACGCCTGTTTGCTTTGCGTGCCGCCGCACGTAAATATAATGTTCCCGCCGACAATCTGTCGGAGTTGCGCGACAAGATGGATCAGGATTTGAAAGATATTGATGAGAGCGAGGAAACCGTCGGAAAACTTGAAAAAGAAGTTGCTGCAGCCCTTGCCGATTATGACAAGGCAGCCGAACAGCTTTCACAAAAGCGGCATGAACGGGCAGAAGAATTGACAAAAGCGGTCATGGCCGAATTGCCAGCCCTGAAGCTTGAACGGGCAGAATTTATCGTCAATATCGAAAGCAACAAAGACGAGCGGACGCCAGAAGGAATAGACAGGGTCGAATATTGGGTGCGCACCAATCCGGGAACACGTGCCGGCCCGATGATGAAGGTGGCCTCGGGCGGTGAATTATCGCGCTTTCTTCTGGCTTTGAAAGTGGCTCTTGCCGATCGCGGTTCTGCTCCGACACTGGTTTTCGATGAAATCGACACGGGTGTTGGCGGTGCAGTTGCAGACGCTATCGGGCAAAGATTGTCGAGACTTGCCAAAGGTGTTCAGGTGCTTTCTGTAACCCATGCACCGCAAGTGGCTGCCCGTGCCGACAGCCATTTTCTGATTTCCAAATCCGAACACGGGGATGGTGACCGCCTGATTACGCGCGTCCATAAACTCGACATCAATGAACGCGCGGAAGAAATTGCACGTATGCTTGCAGGCGAACATATTACCGATGAAGCTCGTGCCGCAGCATTAAAACTGCTGAACGCAAAATAG